From the Myxococcus stipitatus genome, the window CGCGAGCGTCTCGGCCGCTCGCTCAAGGGCAGGAGGGTGGAGTCCGACGTGTGGGCTGTGGGCCCAGCGGGCTGAGAGGACCTGGGAGAGGAGGCCGAGGGCTTGGGCGCCGGAGAGGGCGGCGACGGAGGAGGCGAGTCCGGCGAAGCACTCGCTGGACGTGCCGGTGAAGCCGCGAAGCTGGGAGACCAGTCGAGCGGTGTCGAAGGAGACCGAGCTCAAAGCCTCGGCCGCGAGGAAGCGGAGAACAGCGTCGGTGGGTCCTTCGGCGGCGGCGCGCTCCGCGACGGAGTGGAGGGCCTGGTCGACGACGGCCTTCCGGGTGCGGCGCTCCTTCTTGAGTTCTTGCTCGCGCTTCTTGGCGTCCTCGGGGGTCCACGACTGGGGAGGGGTGGCGGCCGAGGAGTCGGAGGCAGCCTCAGCGAGGCCAAGGTGTTGGATGATGGGTTGCGCGTCCTCGACGCGCACGAGCCGGACGACTTCGAGCTCGCGGTTACGGGCGATGACGATGGGGGGATGGAATGGGGCGAGGAGCTCCTCCCACGTGCGCGAAAGTTCGTCGTCCCAGCAGGTGGAGGTGAGCGAGAGGTAGGGAGAGCCTCTGGGGAGATGAGTGCCGTAGGAGAAGAGGGTGGAAGCCTCGGCGTCGTCGAGGACCTCGTGGCCCTTGGCGAGGGCCTTCTCGGCGGTCTGTGTCCAGGTCGCGTCGGCCTTGGTCATGAAGCAGCTTCGGTCCGAACACAGGTCAGTCGGGCTGGCCTCGAACAAGTGGAGGGCGTTGCCACTCCGCTTGGGGCAGGCGTTGCAACTTGGCACGCCAGCCACGAGTTTCGCGTCCGTGGTGGAGAAGGGGGCGTCCTTCAAGTTGAGCCGGTGGTGGGCATCGATGTACTCGCGAGCGGCAGCGAGTCCGATTGGGTCAACGTCCCTGGTGAGATGTGCGACGGCTGCGGCTTGGGACACCTCGTCGCGCAAGGTCGCGATGAGGACGGCGACGGAGTCGAGGATTTTTCGGGCGCGGTAGGCAGCTCGGGCAGGCTCGCCGAGGTTGATGAGCTGGAGGCGCCGCGAGATGTAGGCCGGCGTCTTCGAGGTCTTCGCGGAGATGTCGGCGAGCGTGTAGCGGTAGGCCGTCTGGAGGGAGTGGAAGCCATCGGCTTCGTCGAGGGGGTGTGGGTCGGCGCGCTGGAGGTTCTCGATGAGATTGAGTTCGAGGGCCTCGGCATCCGTGAGCGTGCGAATGGTGGCAGGGATGGTGGTGCGGCCCGCGAGGAAAGACGCGCGGAAGCGCCGGAATCCAGCGGCGACGGTGAGCTTCCCGTCATCGTGCATCCTGAGCAGGATGGGCTGCTGCACTCCGTGCGAAGCGATTGAGGCAGCGAGTTCGGCGAGCGGGGCCTCGTCGTAGACGCTGCGGGTGTTGTTCCCCTCGGAGATGTCCGAGAGGGGGACTTCGATGGCGACAACAGCGGTCGGCATTGGTGCAACTCGTAGCCAGCTCAGCGCTGGCAGTGTCGGTGGAGTCAGCCCCCACGGAGTCGGTGCCAATGGCACCGACGGAGAGAGTTGTACCGCGCAGCCGTCACTATTGCAAGATAGAAGATGCAAATTCCTCCAGGGCGCCATCGCCTTTCGGCGGGGCTTTGCAGTCTCGTGGAGAGGCCGGAAGGACACTCCTCCGGAGGAGGAGTGGACGGTGGCTCGAGGCCGGACCGTGCTCGACGCGGTCAAGGGCGCTCGCAGAGCGCCGCGGAGCGGGCCGGAGGCCCCTTGACGGTGGCGAGCCGTGTCTGGCCCGTCGTGCGTCGTCGTGGGGCTTCTAACGGGGTCTGGGGGACGTCTCCCCCAGTGGTGGGCGCGGGAGGCGAGCCTCCCGCATTCAGTGATGGGGCTTCTGAGGGCGTCTCCAGACGGCATGTCGGAGGTTGTTGCCGCATGCATCGTGGTGGTTGAACGCCTCGAGCTCAGTGTCGAAGGAGAGAGAAGGGCATCCGGTGCACCACCAGCCGCGAGGGTTGGCGTGAGGATTGGCCTCGCGTGGAGTTCGGATGGGTGGAAGCGAGGGCGGTGCGGCGTCGGGACTTGAGCGGGGAGGAAGAGAGGGCATGGGAGTGGTTGAAGCGGCGACGGCGCGGATGGCCTGCCGGAGCTCGGCGTCGTGGCGGCATTGGGCTCTGGTGCAGCGACGCTTGCCGCGCCGGCAGGGTCGGCCGCAGAAGGCACATTTGCGGTGGGCGGCCATGACATTGCGGAAGCATGGGCCCGGGCGAGGAGAGAGGCTCTCCCCCTGGGGGGGGATTGACCAGGTGGAGAGGCCCTTCAATCCCGGCTGTGGCCGGGCCAGGGGGCGGGGGGAAGGATTCCCCGCGGCGAGGGCCTGGGAGCGCGGCTCCCGTTGAATCTGGAGGCGTCCAGGGCCACTGGACGGTGACTGGAGGAGCAGCACCAGGTGCTGCGCGAGGAGTGCTGGCGTGCCGATGGACACGCCCGACACGAGGAAGCGGCATTGCCAGGGCGGCGAGCTGCTCGAGCTCGCGGGCGACCTACGCTTCGCGAGGGAAGCCCGGCACCGCACTGGCACAGGCCCCACCCGGACACCGCCTGGCTCTGGGGGCCCTCCTTCCCGGCCGTGGCCGGGCCTGGGGGCGGGGGGAAGGAATCCCCGCGGCGTGGGTCTGGGAGCGCGGCTCCCGTTGAATCTGGAGGCGTCCAGGGCCACTGGACGGTGCTGGTGGAGCAGCACGAGGTGCTGCGCGAGGAGTGCTGGCGTGCCGATGGACACGCCCGACACGACGAAGCGGCCTTGCCAGGGTGGCGAGCTGCTCGAGCTCGCGGGCGACCTACGCTTCGCGAGGGAAGCCCGGCACCGCACTGGCACAGGCCCCACCCGGACACCGCCTGGCTCTGGGGGCCCTCCTTCCCGGCCGTGGCCGGGCCTGGGGGTTGGGGGGGAAGGTTTCCCCCCAGCGAGGGTCTGGGAGCACCGCTCCCAGGTTGAGGCGTCCTAGTGGCGGTGAGTGGAGCCGTCGAGATTGAGCAAACCACCCCCGGGAAGCTTGATGGTTTCGGAGGAGGACTGCCACTCACCGGAGAGCATGGGGCCAGTCCGGCGAGCCTGGACAGCGCGCTGTCCCTGGATGATGACGGTGGCGCAGTCGTGCGCCGTCACGAGTTCGAGAGGGATGTTCGAGACGAGCGCTGCTTCGGCGAAGAGGACAAGCTCCTGATTGAGCTCTCGTTCGAGTTGCTTGAGTGAGTCGGCGGTGAGCTGGATTCGACGCATGAGTAGACCCCCGGGCCAAGTATGGCCCGAAGATGGTGGGGAGACACTCCCCCCGTGGGGGGAGTGCATGAGTGTTGCCGAGAGGAAGTCGTCTACTTCTTTTCAATCAGGAGGCGAAGGTCCTCGTCAGTGGGGGGCTTGGCAGGGACGAGGACCGAGAGCGCGAGGACCGAGGGGTGTTGAGCGAGCGCTTTCAACTTCTCCGCACACGACTCAAACAGCGCGTCGAGGTCGGGAGGAATCGGCCCGCCGAAGAGCTTCGCTCGCCACTGTGCGCGTTGGAGGTGAGTGAGAGCCTCGGTGAGGTGCGTGGGCGAGTAGAGCGGCAAGGAGTGGCGCTCATGCTCGGTCCAGAGTGAATGGGCCGTCTCCACATCATGCGGGTCGGCGTGGAACGAGCCGTTGTTCCAGTAGACGGTGGTGACGGGCTCCCAGTGGGGGGAACGCCATCCACAGATGCAGCCGGCGGAGACAGCGTTGGAGCGGATTGGAGTGGAGAAGGTTGCTGCGGTGGGGTGGTTCTCGATGAGGCGGAGGGTGACGGGGTCCTGCGTGTAGGAGAGGGGAAAGCCTTGGTGAAGCGACTTGGCGAAGAGAGAAACCCAGCTCATGGCGTCCTCGTTGCGTGAGAGGGAACCCGGTCCCCGAGGGGAGCGAGCAGAAGGTGGCGACGGGGGCAGCTAGGTGGCGAGGTCGTCTTCGTCGAGGTCGGAAGGCACGAGCGGGGTGAACTTGCTGACGCAAGGGTTCGTCGCGAGGGCGCGCAACTGAGAGGCGCAAGCCTCGAAGAGAGCGGTGACTTCCGGGGGCACGGCGGTGCCTTCGCGCTGTTGCTGGTGGAGCTGCTGGAGCTTGAGGGCTTCGCCGACGAACGATGCGGCGGCGTTGAGCGCGGCGGCGGGGTAGGCAGAGACGAGGACGTCATGCTCGGCCCACAGCGTCTGCGCCTTCACGAGGTCCTCGATGTCGTAGTGGAAGAGGCCGTCCTGCGAGAAGACGGGCGTCGAGGGAGTCCACTGCGGCGAGCGCCATCCGCAAGTGCAGCCGGCGGCGACAGTGGTGAAGGGGCCCGTGGAGAGCGGCTTGGTCGGGTTGACTTCTGAGAGCTGCTCGGTGACGGGGTCCTGCGTGTAGGAGAGGGGGAAGCCTTCGTGGTTGGAGTTGAAGATGGATGCCGAGCCCATGGGTCACCTCGTGGGAAGGGCCCCGCCCCCCGAGAGGGGCGGGGTGAAGAAGGGACGGGACTAGGCCGAGAGCTGCGCGCGAGTGGTCCAGTAGCGGCGGACGCTGGGGCTCCAGTCACTCGGCGGCGTGAG encodes:
- a CDS encoding ParB/RepB/Spo0J family partition protein, giving the protein MPTAVVAIEVPLSDISEGNNTRSVYDEAPLAELAASIASHGVQQPILLRMHDDGKLTVAAGFRRFRASFLAGRTTIPATIRTLTDAEALELNLIENLQRADPHPLDEADGFHSLQTAYRYTLADISAKTSKTPAYISRRLQLINLGEPARAAYRARKILDSVAVLIATLRDEVSQAAAVAHLTRDVDPIGLAAAREYIDAHHRLNLKDAPFSTTDAKLVAGVPSCNACPKRSGNALHLFEASPTDLCSDRSCFMTKADATWTQTAEKALAKGHEVLDDAEASTLFSYGTHLPRGSPYLSLTSTCWDDELSRTWEELLAPFHPPIVIARNRELEVVRLVRVEDAQPIIQHLGLAEAASDSSAATPPQSWTPEDAKKREQELKKERRTRKAVVDQALHSVAERAAAEGPTDAVLRFLAAEALSSVSFDTARLVSQLRGFTGTSSECFAGLASSVAALSGAQALGLLSQVLSARWAHSPHVGLHPPALERAAETLAIDLQQIRAEVEAAPQKRAKKAA